One region of Pyramidobacter sp. YE332 genomic DNA includes:
- a CDS encoding response regulator has translation MVHIVVISRHNLIRRLLSDCLAAQKDFAVAAEPERTEDAPGVCEKLRPDLLLFDLALDNVRGALSSSAAIKKSSPSAKIMFLTGLSDSSLIADARERGVDSFLFYYNCMQEGLVTCARGTTGGYQIYPNEEMLRQIDPFAGVFTRREIKLLCMLCESKSREEIGAALALSPSSIKGCVSSILNKTGYGSISQLLSHMLSRGCLAPR, from the coding sequence ATGGTTCATATCGTCGTTATCAGCCGCCATAACTTGATCCGTCGCCTGCTCTCGGACTGCCTTGCCGCGCAAAAAGATTTCGCGGTCGCCGCTGAGCCGGAGCGCACGGAAGACGCGCCCGGCGTCTGCGAAAAACTGCGCCCCGACCTGCTTCTGTTCGACCTCGCCCTCGACAACGTGCGGGGCGCGCTCAGCAGTTCCGCCGCGATAAAAAAGAGCTCGCCCTCCGCCAAGATCATGTTCCTCACGGGGCTGTCCGACTCGTCGCTGATCGCCGACGCGCGCGAGCGGGGCGTCGATTCGTTCCTCTTCTACTACAACTGCATGCAGGAGGGGCTGGTCACCTGCGCCCGCGGCACGACGGGCGGCTACCAGATCTATCCCAACGAAGAGATGCTCCGTCAGATCGACCCGTTCGCCGGCGTCTTTACGCGCCGCGAGATCAAACTGCTCTGCATGCTCTGCGAATCCAAAAGCCGCGAAGAGATCGGCGCCGCGCTCGCTCTCTCCCCCAGCTCGATCAAAGGCTGCGTGTCGTCGATCCTGAACAAGACCGGTTACGGCAGCATCTCGCAGCTCCTTTCCCACATGCTCTCCCGCGGCTGCCTCGCGCCGCGGTGA